A window of Candidatus Purcelliella pentastirinorum contains these coding sequences:
- the hpt gene encoding hypoxanthine phosphoribosyltransferase, with protein sequence MKYYIEKLISSNDINSKVNYLGKRITQDYYNISKKFILIGLLRGSFIFVSDLCRVINIPHEVDFMTVSSYGSNMFSSRDVKIIKDLDGNIYDKDVLIIEDIIDSGYTISKVYEMLLLRKPNSLSICTLLDKPSCREVNIFIKYIGFTISNEFVIGYGIDYNQNYRHLSYIGKVVVN encoded by the coding sequence ATGAAATACTATATTGAAAAGTTGATTTCTTCAAATGATATAAATTCAAAGGTTAATTATTTAGGTAAACGAATTACGCAAGATTATTATAATATAAGTAAAAAATTTATATTGATTGGTTTATTGAGAGGATCTTTTATTTTTGTATCTGATTTATGTAGAGTAATTAATATTCCTCATGAAGTAGATTTTATGACTGTATCAAGTTATGGTAGTAATATGTTTTCTTCTAGAGATGTTAAGATTATTAAAGATTTAGATGGAAATATTTATGATAAAGATGTATTAATTATTGAAGATATAATAGATTCTGGTTATACCATAAGTAAAGTTTATGAAATGTTATTATTACGTAAACCTAATTCATTATCTATTTGCACTTTATTAGATAAACCATCATGTAGAGAAGTCAATATATTTATTAAATATATTGGATTCACTATATCTAATGAATTTGTTATTGGTTATGGTATTGATTATAATCAAAATTATAGACATTTATCTTATATAGGAAAGGTTGTTGTTAATTAA
- the rpoH gene encoding RNA polymerase sigma factor RpoH, with the protein MNSELQISFISPLGNLESYIKAANSWPILSAGKEQVLAKKLYNHCDLNSAKILILSHLRFVIHIARNYSGYGLQQADLIQEGNIGLMKAVKRFNPNIGVRLVSFAVHWIKAEIHEYVLRNWRIVKVATTKAQRKLFFNLRKTKKRMGWFNQEELNRVAEELGVSRKDVREMESRMSAQDITFDIPIDDELINNKSLAPVYYLRDKTSNFADYFEKKDWENSTTNKLNHAMKVLDDRSKHIIFSRWLNDNKKITLQELANFYGLSAERVRQLERSAMKKLRAEIES; encoded by the coding sequence ATGAATAGTGAATTACAAATTTCTTTTATTTCTCCTTTAGGAAATTTAGAGTCCTATATTAAAGCAGCTAATTCTTGGCCGATATTATCTGCAGGTAAAGAACAAGTATTAGCTAAAAAATTATATAATCATTGTGATTTAAATTCTGCAAAAATATTAATTTTATCACATTTACGATTTGTAATTCATATAGCGCGTAATTATTCTGGTTATGGTTTACAGCAAGCTGATTTAATTCAAGAAGGAAATATAGGATTAATGAAAGCCGTTAAAAGATTTAATCCTAATATTGGTGTACGTTTAGTGTCTTTTGCTGTACATTGGATTAAAGCTGAAATTCATGAATATGTTTTAAGGAATTGGCGTATTGTTAAGGTAGCTACCACTAAAGCACAACGTAAATTATTTTTTAATTTACGTAAGACTAAAAAAAGAATGGGTTGGTTTAATCAAGAAGAATTAAATAGAGTTGCTGAAGAATTAGGTGTAAGTAGAAAAGATGTTCGTGAGATGGAATCTAGGATGTCCGCACAAGATATTACGTTTGATATACCTATTGATGATGAGTTGATTAATAATAAGTCTTTAGCTCCTGTGTATTATTTAAGAGATAAAACATCTAATTTTGCTGATTATTTTGAAAAAAAAGATTGGGAAAATAGTACTACTAATAAATTAAACCATGCTATGAAAGTCTTGGATGATCGTAGTAAACATATTATTTTTTCTAGATGGTTGAATGATAACAAAAAGATTACATTACAAGAATTAGCTAATTTTTATGGTTTATCAGCTGAACGAGTTAGACAGCTTGAAAGGAGTGCGATGAAAAAATTACGTGCTGAAATTGAATCTTAA
- a CDS encoding ABC transporter ATP-binding protein: MKYALELINISKIYCNKIYALKDISLNVKIGDFYALLGPNGAGKSTAIGIVTSLVNKTTGKIFVFGHDLEVDTVNAKRHLGLVPQEFNFNPFETVLQIVVNQAGYYGVCKYEARIRAKKYLGELNLWNRRNEVARMLSGGMKRRLMLARTLMHNPKLLILDEPTAGVDIELRRFIWKYLKNLNSNGVTIILTTHYLEEAENLCKNIGIFNRGLLIENSSMKLLLSKLKYQTFIFDILIQNRNINLKGFKYKLIDQCTLEVEVMRSQGLNSVFDQLNLQGIQVFSMRNKFNRLEELFVKLIKNNKGENL, from the coding sequence ATGAAGTATGCACTTGAATTAATAAATATTAGTAAAATATATTGTAATAAAATTTATGCTCTTAAAGATATATCTTTAAATGTAAAAATAGGTGATTTTTATGCGTTATTGGGTCCTAATGGTGCTGGTAAATCTACAGCTATTGGTATTGTTACTTCTTTAGTTAATAAAACTACTGGTAAAATATTTGTTTTTGGTCATGATTTAGAAGTTGATACTGTTAATGCAAAGCGTCATTTAGGGTTAGTACCTCAGGAATTTAATTTTAATCCATTTGAAACAGTTTTACAAATAGTAGTTAATCAAGCTGGTTATTACGGTGTTTGTAAATATGAAGCTCGTATTCGTGCTAAGAAGTATTTAGGTGAATTAAATTTATGGAATAGGAGAAATGAAGTAGCACGTATGTTATCTGGAGGTATGAAAAGGCGTTTAATGTTAGCTAGAACTTTAATGCATAATCCTAAATTATTAATTTTAGATGAACCTACAGCAGGTGTTGATATTGAATTACGTAGATTTATTTGGAAATATTTAAAAAATTTAAATTCTAATGGTGTAACTATAATTTTAACAACTCATTATTTAGAAGAAGCCGAAAATTTGTGTAAAAATATTGGTATATTTAATCGTGGTTTATTAATAGAAAATAGTTCAATGAAATTATTATTATCTAAATTAAAATATCAAACTTTTATATTTGATATTTTAATACAAAATAGAAATATAAATTTAAAAGGATTTAAGTATAAATTAATTGATCAATGTACATTGGAAGTTGAAGTTATGCGTAGTCAAGGTTTAAATTCTGTTTTTGATCAATTAAATTTACAAGGTATTCAAGTATTTAGTATGCGTAATAAATTTAATAGGTTGGAAGAATTATTTGTTAAACTTATTAAAAATAATAAAGGAGAAAATTTATGA
- the fabA gene encoding bifunctional 3-hydroxydecanoyl-ACP dehydratase/trans-2-decenoyl-ACP isomerase yields the protein MFDRRSFYNKDDLISSGYGRLFGSDGPSLPIGKMLMVDRIIKINNNGGCYKKGYVEAELDIFSNLWFFNYHFVNDPVMPGCLGLDAMWQLVGFYLGWLGYKGKGRALGVGEVKFTGQILPNTKKVTYCVHFRRIINRRLVLGIANGKVIVDDRVIYMASDLKVGLFKDILFF from the coding sequence ATGTTTGATAGGCGTAGTTTTTATAATAAAGATGATTTAATTTCTTCCGGGTATGGTAGATTATTTGGATCTGATGGTCCATCTTTACCAATTGGTAAAATGTTAATGGTAGATCGTATTATCAAAATAAATAATAATGGTGGTTGTTATAAAAAAGGTTATGTAGAAGCTGAATTAGATATTTTTTCTAATTTATGGTTTTTTAATTATCATTTTGTTAATGATCCGGTTATGCCTGGTTGTTTAGGTTTAGATGCTATGTGGCAGTTAGTTGGTTTTTATTTAGGTTGGTTGGGATATAAAGGGAAAGGAAGAGCTTTAGGAGTTGGTGAAGTTAAATTCACTGGTCAAATTTTACCTAATACTAAAAAAGTTACATATTGTGTTCATTTTAGACGTATTATTAATAGAAGATTAGTTTTAGGAATTGCAAATGGTAAAGTTATTGTAGATGATAGAGTGATTTATATGGCATCAGATTTAAAAGTTGGTTTATTTAAAGATATTTTATTTTTTTAG
- the bioB gene encoding biotin synthase BioB produces MHNIWTIDKVKKLFNKSFLDLMYKAQKIHRKHFDPNIIQISMLLSIKTGLCPEDCKYCSQSSRYKTNTKINKLIDTKKILIAAKKAKKAGSQRFCMGAAWSNINDRDIPYLENIIKKIKKIGIETCMTLGGVNNKQAKKLAKAGLDFYNHNLDTSPKFYKKIITTRKYQDRIDTINNISNAGIKICSGGIIGLGESIEDRANLLIQLANLKKQPTSIPINMLVNIKGTPLEKNKIIDPFDFIRMIAVTRIMMQKSYVRLSAGREKMNEQTQAMCFMAGANSIFYGCKLLTTKNNSQKKDNKLFNKLGINKYKKQKIKKIEKKTKTLYYNAAL; encoded by the coding sequence ATGCACAATATATGGACTATAGATAAAGTTAAAAAATTATTTAATAAATCATTTTTAGATTTAATGTATAAAGCTCAGAAAATACATAGAAAACATTTTGATCCTAATATAATACAGATTAGTATGCTCTTATCAATAAAAACAGGATTATGTCCGGAAGACTGTAAATATTGTTCACAAAGCTCAAGATATAAAACAAATACAAAAATAAATAAATTAATTGATACAAAAAAAATTTTAATTGCAGCAAAAAAAGCAAAAAAAGCAGGATCACAACGTTTTTGCATGGGGGCAGCATGGAGTAATATTAATGACAGAGATATTCCATACTTAGAAAATATAATAAAAAAAATAAAAAAAATAGGTATAGAAACTTGTATGACACTAGGAGGAGTAAACAACAAACAAGCTAAAAAATTAGCAAAAGCAGGATTAGATTTTTATAACCATAATTTAGACACATCACCAAAATTTTATAAAAAAATTATAACCACTAGAAAATATCAAGATCGAATAGATACTATTAATAATATAAGTAATGCTGGAATAAAAATATGTTCAGGAGGTATTATTGGGCTAGGAGAATCAATAGAAGATAGAGCTAATTTATTAATACAATTAGCAAATCTTAAAAAACAACCAACAAGCATACCTATAAATATGCTGGTAAATATTAAAGGAACACCCTTAGAAAAAAATAAAATAATAGACCCATTTGATTTTATACGTATGATAGCAGTAACAAGAATAATGATGCAAAAATCATATGTAAGATTATCTGCTGGAAGAGAAAAAATGAACGAACAAACACAAGCCATGTGTTTTATGGCAGGTGCCAATTCAATATTTTATGGTTGTAAATTACTAACAACAAAAAACAATTCTCAAAAAAAAGATAATAAATTATTTAATAAATTAGGAATAAATAAATATAAAAAACAAAAAATAAAAAAAATAGAAAAAAAAACAAAAACTCTTTATTACAATGCTGCATTATAA
- a CDS encoding aminotransferase class III-fold pyridoxal phosphate-dependent enzyme produces the protein MNFYHPKYLYKLKLLCNKYEIFLIYNKIYTGFSRTNKFFVFEYFNIVFLCIGKVIIADIMILAVTINSSYN, from the coding sequence ATGAATTTTTATCATCCTAAATATTTGTACAAATTAAAATTATTATGTAATAAATATGAAATATTTTTGATTTATAATAAAATTTATACTGGTTTTAGTCGTACTAATAAATTTTTTGTTTTTGAATATTTTAATATTGTTTTTTTATGTATTGGAAAGGTTATTATTGCTGATATTATGATTTTAGCGGTTACAATTAATAGCAGCTATAATTGA
- the rsmD gene encoding 16S rRNA (guanine(966)-N(2))-methyltransferase RsmD has product MKKNIKIIRIISGKWKGKKIIIPNIKKLKPTKDIIKETLFNWIEPYIYKSSCLDCFAGSGSLGLEALSRNASSVTFLEKNKYIIKILKKNIKKLKILNTKIINTNALKWIKKTKKKYNLIFIDPPFKTNLITQIVKIIKINKCLKNKSLIYIEKNNKDKNIKLPKNWEIYKTKYTKNITYSIYKIK; this is encoded by the coding sequence ATGAAAAAAAACATAAAAATAATACGTATAATAAGTGGTAAATGGAAAGGTAAAAAAATAATAATACCTAATATAAAAAAATTAAAACCTACAAAAGATATTATAAAAGAAACTTTATTTAATTGGATTGAACCATATATCTATAAATCATCCTGTTTAGATTGTTTTGCTGGGAGCGGGTCACTTGGTCTAGAAGCTTTATCAAGAAACGCATCTTCAGTCACATTTTTAGAAAAAAATAAATATATCATAAAAATATTAAAAAAGAATATTAAAAAATTAAAAATATTAAATACAAAAATAATAAATACAAATGCATTAAAATGGATAAAAAAAACTAAAAAAAAATATAATTTAATATTTATAGATCCACCCTTTAAAACAAACTTAATAACACAAATAGTAAAAATAATAAAAATTAATAAATGTCTGAAAAATAAATCTTTAATCTATATAGAAAAAAATAATAAAGACAAAAATATTAAACTTCCTAAAAATTGGGAAATATATAAGACAAAATACACAAAAAATATAACCTATAGCATATATAAAATAAAATAA
- the pgl gene encoding 6-phosphogluconolactonase produces MKQNIYISNYDSKKIIILTLDNEGKLHEIQNIYTNGYVQPIIINKNKLILYAGVRSKNKIITYKIQKDGKLEEIEQTPLLITSNHLEIDYINNLLFVTSYNYNCIDIYKISKYGIPKKYKQTINKLHGCHSTNLYLKKNIFLIPTLKEDCIYIYELNKNKKLVHHKQIKIKTKKKSGPRHMTFHNKNEYAYCINELDSTINILNLKNKNKKKIKIIQTIDTMPYKYNKKRWGADIHITPNNKYLYTSDRALNIITSFKINKEGNKISITGHFKTETCPRAFNIDYYGKYLISVGQKSNSLTIYKILKKENGRLSYINCYNTGNNPMWIITNLIKK; encoded by the coding sequence ATGAAACAAAATATATATATATCTAATTATGACAGTAAAAAAATAATAATATTAACACTGGATAATGAAGGAAAATTACATGAAATACAAAATATATACACAAATGGGTACGTACAACCGATAATAATTAATAAAAATAAATTAATATTATATGCAGGCGTAAGATCTAAAAATAAAATTATAACATACAAAATTCAAAAAGATGGAAAATTAGAAGAAATAGAACAAACACCATTATTAATAACATCTAACCATTTAGAAATAGACTATATTAATAATTTGTTATTTGTAACGTCATATAATTATAATTGTATTGATATCTATAAAATATCTAAATATGGAATACCTAAAAAATATAAACAAACTATAAATAAATTACATGGTTGTCATTCAACAAATTTATACCTAAAAAAAAATATATTTTTAATTCCAACATTAAAAGAAGATTGCATATATATATATGAATTAAATAAAAATAAAAAATTAGTACATCATAAACAAATAAAAATAAAAACAAAAAAAAAATCAGGACCTAGACACATGACTTTTCATAATAAAAATGAATATGCTTATTGTATAAATGAATTAGATAGTACAATAAATATTTTAAATCTTAAAAATAAAAACAAAAAAAAAATAAAAATAATACAAACTATAGATACTATGCCATATAAATACAATAAAAAAAGATGGGGTGCAGATATTCATATAACACCAAACAATAAATATCTATATACTTCTGACAGAGCATTAAATATTATAACATCATTTAAAATAAATAAAGAAGGTAATAAAATATCAATAACTGGACACTTTAAAACAGAAACCTGTCCTAGAGCATTTAACATTGATTATTATGGAAAATATCTAATTTCAGTTGGACAAAAAAGTAATTCATTAACCATTTATAAAATTTTAAAAAAAGAAAATGGCAGATTAAGTTATATAAATTGCTATAATACAGGCAATAATCCTATGTGGATAATAACAAATTTAATAAAAAAATAA